One window of Kosakonia cowanii JCM 10956 = DSM 18146 genomic DNA carries:
- a CDS encoding GNAT family N-acetyltransferase has protein sequence MSIRYAVKEDCAAIAAIYNHAVINTAAIWNDQTVDADNRIAWFEARALLGYPVIVSEENGVVTGYASFGDWRAFDGFRHTVEHSVYVHPKHQGKGLGLALMVRLIEEAKRIGKHVMVAGIEAQNQGSIHLHQKLGFTITGQMPQVGTKFGRWLDLTFMQLQLDNRSDPDAPA, from the coding sequence ATGTCGATTCGTTATGCCGTGAAAGAGGATTGCGCGGCGATTGCCGCTATTTATAACCACGCCGTGATTAACACGGCGGCGATCTGGAATGATCAAACGGTGGATGCCGATAACCGCATTGCGTGGTTTGAGGCGCGCGCCCTGCTCGGCTATCCGGTGATTGTGAGCGAAGAAAATGGCGTTGTCACGGGCTATGCCTCTTTCGGCGACTGGCGCGCGTTCGACGGCTTTCGCCACACGGTTGAACACTCGGTCTATGTCCATCCGAAACACCAGGGCAAAGGCCTTGGCCTGGCGCTGATGGTGCGGCTGATTGAGGAAGCGAAGCGCATCGGCAAACATGTGATGGTCGCCGGTATCGAAGCGCAAAATCAGGGGTCGATTCATCTGCACCAGAAGCTCGGCTTTACCATTACCGGGCAGATGCCGCAGGTCGGCACCAAGTTTGGCCGCTGGCTGGATCTCACCTTTATGCAGCTTCAGCTCGATAACCGCAGCGATCCGGACGCGCCGGCATGA
- a CDS encoding virulence factor SrfB: protein MLVNLCDYKQSVTLIANSGVQFLDFGLTPQDSANSGRFVRKTANGPLLRLDFDVVNERYTLPNRDGGQPEVVKPESTHPLQYSLSILDGVWLPIPFLRFNPPRTFVEGPDNWARVQIRKLPEPDSAGNTHRVALALDSQINGNSPAALAPQENDILNGTRFSLAWRDDEVADFLDQTWVDGWLREAFLHFITQHESRSEREIHQALRGFEYQAHWLNVMSLLGMQIQVPEVKIVTHTLSTPAIPVDLILDVGNTHTCGVIIEDHGDANDGLRQTAELQVRSLSEPQFLNEPLFTSRLEFSEARFGKQHFSVESGREDAFIWPSIVRVGDEARKLAMQRIGTEGNSGISSPRRYLWDETPVLQDWRFSQMNSKTQREPLATAFPLMNLMNDEGQPLYSLPLDERLPVFSPQYSRSTLMTHMLCELLSQALGQINSVATRLRLGFPASPRQLRTIILTLPSAMPKQEREIFRRRMFEAIALVWKAMGWHPQDEDFAQRKQQEKSVVPVPYIQMEWDEASCGQLVWLYNEAISRFAGQTETFFASLARPDRTEAPGAVPGRSLRVASVDIGGGTTDMAITHYQLDDGTGSNVKITPQLLFREGFKVAGDDILLDVIQRCVLPALQTHMQKAGITDAAAIMATLFGDSGRIDTQAVLRQQTTLQLFMPVGHAILAAWEESDINDPLAGLYATFGELLKQTPTRNVMNYLKQAIDHALPAGSAEFDVLSVPLQITFRDLQEAMLAGQFTLTAPLHAVCEAISHYSCDVLLITGRPGCLPGVQALIRHLQPVPVNRMVWLDKYRVHEWYPFSQQGKIGNPKSTAAVGAMLCSLALDLRLPRFNFKAADIGAYSTVRYLGVLDNVVNTLRDENIWYHDIDLDKPGAKLDARLHFPLRGNVTLGFRQLANARWPATPLYTLSINSQELAKTIAGDGVLNVRLQFSGGNKHHGPEAFTLSEAWLQDGTPVPADALTFKLNTLADRRHSGSHYWIDSGSVYLK from the coding sequence ATGTTGGTTAATCTTTGCGACTACAAACAGAGCGTCACGCTGATCGCCAATAGCGGCGTGCAGTTTCTCGATTTCGGTCTGACGCCGCAGGACTCGGCGAACAGCGGCCGTTTTGTGCGTAAAACCGCGAACGGGCCGCTGCTGCGCCTCGATTTCGACGTGGTGAATGAGCGTTATACCCTGCCCAACCGCGACGGCGGTCAGCCGGAAGTGGTCAAACCCGAGAGCACTCACCCGCTGCAATACTCCCTGTCGATCCTCGACGGCGTCTGGTTGCCGATCCCGTTTCTGCGCTTTAACCCGCCGCGCACCTTCGTTGAAGGCCCGGATAACTGGGCGCGCGTGCAGATCCGCAAACTTCCCGAGCCGGACAGCGCCGGAAACACGCACCGCGTGGCGCTGGCCCTCGACAGCCAGATCAACGGCAACTCGCCTGCCGCCCTTGCGCCGCAGGAGAATGACATTCTCAACGGCACCCGCTTTTCGCTCGCCTGGCGCGATGATGAAGTGGCCGATTTTCTCGACCAGACGTGGGTTGATGGCTGGCTGCGCGAAGCGTTTTTGCACTTTATTACCCAGCATGAAAGCCGCAGCGAGCGCGAAATTCATCAGGCCCTGCGCGGTTTTGAGTACCAGGCGCACTGGCTGAACGTGATGTCGCTGCTCGGCATGCAGATTCAGGTGCCGGAAGTAAAAATCGTCACCCATACGCTCAGCACCCCTGCTATTCCGGTCGATCTGATCCTTGATGTCGGCAATACGCACACCTGCGGCGTGATTATTGAAGATCATGGCGACGCCAACGATGGCCTGCGCCAGACCGCTGAGTTGCAGGTGCGCTCGCTCAGCGAGCCACAATTTCTTAACGAGCCGCTGTTTACCAGCCGGCTTGAGTTTTCTGAAGCGCGCTTCGGCAAGCAGCATTTTTCGGTCGAGAGCGGGCGTGAAGATGCCTTTATCTGGCCGTCGATCGTCCGCGTCGGCGATGAAGCACGCAAGCTGGCGATGCAGCGTATCGGTACCGAAGGAAACAGCGGTATCTCCAGCCCGCGTCGCTATCTGTGGGATGAAACCCCGGTATTGCAGGACTGGCGTTTCAGCCAGATGAACAGCAAAACGCAGCGTGAACCGCTGGCGACCGCCTTCCCGTTGATGAACCTGATGAATGACGAAGGCCAGCCGCTCTACAGCCTGCCGCTGGATGAGCGTCTGCCAGTCTTCTCGCCGCAGTATAGCCGCAGCACGCTGATGACCCATATGCTGTGCGAGCTGCTTTCGCAGGCGCTCGGGCAGATCAACAGCGTTGCGACCCGCCTGCGCCTTGGCTTCCCGGCCTCGCCGCGCCAGCTGCGCACCATTATTCTGACCCTGCCGTCGGCGATGCCGAAGCAGGAGCGCGAGATCTTCCGCCGCCGCATGTTTGAAGCAATTGCCCTGGTGTGGAAAGCGATGGGCTGGCATCCGCAGGATGAGGATTTTGCCCAGCGTAAGCAGCAGGAAAAGAGCGTGGTGCCGGTGCCCTATATCCAGATGGAGTGGGACGAAGCAAGCTGCGGCCAGCTGGTATGGCTCTATAACGAAGCGATCTCCCGCTTTGCCGGGCAGACCGAAACCTTTTTTGCCTCCCTCGCCCGCCCGGATCGCACCGAAGCGCCGGGCGCGGTGCCGGGGCGCTCGCTGCGCGTGGCCTCCGTCGATATCGGCGGCGGCACCACCGATATGGCGATCACCCATTATCAGCTGGATGATGGCACCGGCAGTAATGTCAAAATCACCCCACAACTGCTCTTCCGTGAAGGGTTTAAAGTGGCGGGCGATGACATTCTGTTAGATGTGATCCAGCGCTGCGTGCTGCCTGCGCTGCAAACACATATGCAGAAAGCGGGCATTACCGACGCGGCGGCGATCATGGCAACGCTGTTTGGCGACTCCGGGCGTATCGACACCCAGGCGGTGCTGCGCCAGCAAACCACCCTGCAACTCTTTATGCCGGTTGGCCATGCGATTCTGGCGGCCTGGGAAGAGAGCGACATTAACGATCCGCTGGCTGGCCTTTATGCGACCTTTGGCGAACTGCTGAAGCAGACGCCGACGCGCAACGTGATGAACTACCTGAAGCAGGCGATCGACCACGCCCTGCCTGCCGGTTCGGCGGAGTTTGATGTGCTGTCGGTACCGCTGCAAATCACCTTCCGTGATCTGCAAGAGGCGATGCTGGCCGGGCAGTTTACCCTCACCGCCCCGCTGCACGCGGTGTGTGAAGCGATCAGCCACTACAGCTGCGACGTACTGCTGATTACCGGTCGTCCGGGCTGTCTGCCGGGCGTGCAGGCGCTGATTCGCCACCTGCAACCGGTGCCGGTCAACCGCATGGTGTGGCTGGATAAGTACCGCGTGCATGAGTGGTACCCCTTCAGCCAACAGGGCAAAATCGGTAACCCGAAATCGACTGCCGCCGTTGGCGCGATGCTGTGCAGCCTGGCGCTCGATCTGCGCCTGCCGCGCTTTAACTTTAAAGCGGCGGATATAGGCGCCTACTCGACGGTGCGCTACCTCGGCGTACTGGATAACGTGGTTAATACCCTGCGTGATGAGAACATCTGGTATCACGATATCGATCTGGATAAACCCGGTGCCAAGCTGGATGCGCGGCTGCACTTCCCGCTGCGCGGCAATGTGACGCTCGGTTTCCGTCAGCTGGCAAATGCCCGCTGGCCGGCCACGCCGCTCTACACGCTGAGTATTAACTCGCAGGAGCTGGCGAAAACCATCGCCGGTGACGGGGTGTTGAATGTGCGGCTACAGTTTAGCGGCGGCAATAAACACCACGGCCCGGAGGCGTTTACCCTGAGTGAAGCCTGGTTGCAGGATGGCACCCCGGTTCCTGCCGATGCGTTAACGTTTAAATTGAATACGCTGGCCGACCGCCGACACAGCGGAAGCCATTACTGGATCGACAGCGGGAGTGTGTACCTGAAATGA
- a CDS encoding ABC transporter substrate-binding protein — MTTGKTLLALALSTLLPASAAFAASNDTLIYCSEASPESFNPQIASSGPSFVASSQVLYNRLVTFDPVKNTPVPSLATEWKVSDDGKTWTFTLRQGVKFNSNKYFKPTRDFNADDVIFSVMRQMDAKHPYHNVSKGNYEYFTDVGLDKLIKEVKKVDDYHVQFVLNEPNAAFLADWGMDFASILSAEYADAMLKKGTPENVDNWPIGTGPYALQQYKTDALIRYIANPNYWDGPVPTKHLIFSITPDVQTRLAKLQTNECQIIPAPAPVQFEQIKKNKELTLHTVEALNVGYLAFNTEKKPFDNVLVRQALNYATDKKAIVNAVFLGSASVAKSPLPPNMLGYNKDLPEYSYDPEKAKALLKQAGLEKGFEATLWSMPVQRPYNPNSRRIAEMIQSDWAKVGVKAKIVSYEWGEYLSGMRKGEHDTALFGWMSDNGDPDNFADTLLGCDSVKTGANAARWCDKPYDELVKKAKLVSDPAERAKLYGQAQDIFYKQAPWIPLANGKTFYATRSKVTGYSVSLMGSDFSKAKLN; from the coding sequence ATGACCACAGGGAAAACACTGCTCGCGCTGGCGTTGAGCACACTCTTACCGGCAAGCGCCGCATTTGCGGCTTCCAACGACACACTGATCTACTGCTCCGAAGCCTCGCCGGAGTCTTTCAACCCGCAAATTGCCAGCTCCGGCCCGTCGTTTGTCGCCAGCTCGCAGGTGCTTTACAACCGCCTTGTCACCTTCGATCCGGTGAAAAATACCCCGGTGCCGTCGCTGGCGACGGAGTGGAAAGTCTCCGACGATGGCAAAACCTGGACCTTTACGCTGCGCCAGGGCGTTAAATTCAACAGCAACAAATATTTCAAACCGACGCGCGACTTTAATGCCGATGACGTGATCTTCTCCGTTATGCGCCAGATGGATGCCAAGCATCCGTACCACAACGTCTCAAAAGGCAATTACGAATACTTCACCGATGTCGGGCTGGATAAGCTGATTAAAGAGGTGAAGAAGGTCGATGATTACCACGTTCAGTTTGTGCTCAATGAACCGAACGCCGCTTTCCTTGCCGACTGGGGCATGGATTTTGCCTCGATTCTTTCGGCCGAGTATGCCGACGCGATGCTGAAAAAAGGCACGCCGGAGAATGTTGATAACTGGCCAATCGGAACCGGCCCCTACGCGTTACAGCAGTACAAAACCGATGCGCTGATCCGCTATATCGCTAACCCGAACTACTGGGATGGCCCGGTGCCGACTAAGCACCTGATCTTCTCCATCACCCCGGATGTGCAGACGCGTCTGGCAAAATTGCAAACCAATGAGTGCCAGATTATTCCTGCCCCGGCACCGGTGCAGTTTGAGCAGATCAAAAAGAATAAAGAGTTAACTCTTCACACGGTTGAAGCGCTGAACGTCGGCTATCTGGCGTTTAACACCGAGAAAAAACCGTTTGATAACGTGCTGGTGCGCCAGGCGCTGAACTACGCCACCGATAAAAAAGCGATTGTGAATGCGGTGTTCCTGGGCTCCGCCAGCGTGGCGAAATCGCCGCTGCCGCCAAATATGCTCGGCTACAACAAAGATCTGCCGGAGTACAGCTACGATCCGGAGAAAGCGAAAGCGCTGCTGAAACAGGCGGGGCTGGAGAAGGGCTTTGAAGCGACGCTCTGGTCAATGCCGGTGCAGCGCCCCTATAACCCGAACTCGCGCCGTATCGCCGAGATGATCCAGAGCGACTGGGCGAAAGTGGGCGTGAAAGCGAAGATTGTCTCCTACGAGTGGGGCGAGTACCTTTCCGGCATGCGTAAAGGCGAGCACGACACCGCGCTGTTTGGCTGGATGTCCGATAACGGCGATCCGGATAACTTCGCCGATACGCTGCTCGGCTGCGACAGCGTGAAGACCGGCGCCAACGCCGCGCGCTGGTGTGATAAGCCTTACGACGAGCTGGTGAAAAAAGCGAAGCTGGTGAGCGATCCGGCCGAGCGTGCGAAACTCTACGGCCAGGCGCAGGATATTTTCTATAAGCAGGCACCGTGGATCCCGCTGGCAAACGGCAAAACCTTCTACGCGACGCGCAGCAAAGTCACCGGCTACAGCGTCAGCCTGATGGGCAGTGATTTTTCCAAAGCGAAGCTGAATTAA
- a CDS encoding alpha/beta fold hydrolase, with product MDELNSHHAQCRVRWHALPGEGDPVVFIHGLGCASSFEYPRIITDPALAGRRAILIDLPGSGYSERPASYAYRTTDQANVVVEVLDHLGLDAFWLYGHSMGGSIAIEVASQVNSRLNGLAVSEPNFYPGGGQFSREVASMDEGDFVTCGYAAMLARETSPWAGSLQSTAPWAMWREAKSLVEGITPGWMNLFVDLPRPKTLIFGAHSLPDSDADEVRQQGIDLRIIADAGHSMSWEQPSALAQAIGSFIAQHE from the coding sequence ATGGACGAACTCAATTCACACCACGCGCAGTGCCGCGTTCGCTGGCACGCCTTACCGGGCGAAGGCGACCCAGTGGTCTTTATTCACGGCCTGGGCTGCGCATCATCCTTTGAATATCCGCGCATTATTACCGACCCGGCACTCGCCGGACGACGCGCCATACTTATCGATCTGCCCGGCAGTGGCTACAGTGAACGACCCGCCAGCTACGCCTATCGCACCACCGATCAGGCAAACGTCGTAGTGGAAGTGCTCGATCATCTTGGCCTGGATGCCTTCTGGCTCTACGGTCACAGCATGGGCGGCAGCATTGCCATTGAGGTCGCCTCACAAGTTAATTCACGTCTTAATGGTCTTGCCGTTTCCGAGCCTAATTTTTACCCCGGCGGTGGGCAGTTCAGCCGCGAGGTGGCGAGCATGGACGAAGGGGATTTTGTCACCTGCGGCTATGCGGCGATGCTGGCGCGGGAGACCTCGCCGTGGGCGGGCAGTTTGCAGAGCACGGCGCCCTGGGCGATGTGGCGGGAAGCGAAAAGCCTGGTTGAGGGCATCACGCCCGGCTGGATGAACCTGTTTGTCGACCTGCCGCGCCCGAAGACGCTGATTTTCGGCGCGCACTCGCTGCCGGACAGTGACGCCGATGAGGTCCGCCAGCAGGGGATCGATCTGCGCATTATCGCCGACGCCGGTCACTCCATGTCATGGGAGCAGCCATCGGCACTGGCGCAGGCGATCGGGTCGTTTATCGCGCAGCACGAATAA
- a CDS encoding DMT family transporter: protein MNQSLTLAFLVAAGIGLVIQNTLMVRITQASSTILIAMLLNSLVGIVLFVSILLIKQGVGGFQELVGSVKWWTLIPGLLGSFFVFASISGYQNVGAATTIAVLIASQLIGGLVMDVVKSEGVALRALVGPVCGAVLLVIGAWLVARRQF from the coding sequence ATGAACCAGTCCCTGACCCTCGCTTTTCTGGTTGCCGCCGGTATCGGGCTGGTTATCCAGAACACGCTGATGGTGCGCATTACCCAGGCCTCCTCTACCATTCTGATCGCCATGCTGCTCAACTCGCTGGTCGGCATTGTGCTGTTTGTCTCTATTCTTTTGATCAAACAGGGCGTCGGCGGCTTTCAGGAGTTGGTTGGCAGCGTCAAATGGTGGACGCTGATCCCCGGCCTGCTCGGCTCCTTTTTTGTTTTCGCTAGCATCAGCGGCTATCAAAATGTCGGTGCGGCAACCACTATCGCCGTGCTGATCGCCAGCCAGCTTATTGGCGGACTGGTGATGGATGTGGTGAAGAGCGAAGGCGTGGCGCTGCGGGCACTGGTTGGCCCGGTATGCGGCGCGGTGTTACTGGTGATCGGGGCCTGGCTGGTCGCCCGGCGACAGTTTTGA
- a CDS encoding YdcY family protein gives MSHLDEVTARVDAAIADGAIIGMNELLVILSDDGELSREARYEQQQRLRNAIAHHGRQHKEDAEARREQLTKGGEIL, from the coding sequence ATGTCACATCTTGATGAGGTTACCGCCCGCGTCGACGCCGCCATTGCCGACGGGGCAATTATCGGCATGAACGAACTGCTGGTTATCCTGAGCGATGATGGCGAACTGAGCCGCGAAGCGCGTTACGAGCAGCAGCAGCGCCTGCGTAACGCCATCGCCCATCATGGACGCCAGCATAAAGAGGATGCGGAAGCGCGACGCGAGCAGCTCACCAAAGGTGGCGAGATTCTCTGA
- a CDS encoding SrfA family protein has protein sequence MAKTLLRSGDLDDFQAVGGGGQAVFDSALQIREALRLRKQQALVDCLAIPQVNDEGDRVDWYSPIDGQSRSWKAAEPEARARALRFLESTLDSAAALSRKCMQSPKTAQQLFGSLLEKALQFPGENHVFLVDGKPVITFWGFVNLNESARENVLECLYEPEPEVPEIVIEPEPEPEPQPEPEPEKEAQSEPAAEASFSQADAPLLTTPPPVKPQPMNVAPIYQAVQDADQEPAPAKEPAAAAPAPKTKKRRRTALWLLPLAAAVAAAVAVPVVLKQQQQKVETASAPVAEPTKPVAIAPKPIEAEPIPALSANLPLHQAAVLPAEEKAPAEKPAENEPVVIMPIPKGAMVMDAQQVKMGSTKFLNGTWRLAMDIKDPVTGKAPNVRYQIQNNKGSARIVMGKNVTCRADLFSGLHQTGELLIKSRGNARCSDGTRYPMPDISCKAGTNDVAECSARFDAKTTVPVTFRNTGD, from the coding sequence GTGGCAAAAACACTCTTGCGCAGCGGCGATCTGGATGATTTCCAGGCCGTTGGCGGCGGCGGTCAGGCCGTATTCGATTCGGCACTACAAATTCGGGAAGCGCTGCGTCTGCGTAAACAGCAGGCGTTAGTGGATTGCCTGGCAATACCGCAGGTTAATGATGAAGGCGATCGTGTCGACTGGTACTCGCCCATCGACGGTCAATCCCGCTCGTGGAAAGCGGCTGAGCCGGAGGCCCGCGCCCGCGCATTGCGCTTCCTCGAAAGCACGCTTGATAGCGCGGCCGCCCTGAGCCGTAAATGTATGCAGTCGCCAAAAACCGCACAGCAACTCTTCGGTTCGCTGCTGGAAAAAGCGCTGCAATTCCCCGGCGAAAACCATGTTTTCCTCGTTGATGGCAAACCGGTCATCACCTTCTGGGGCTTCGTTAACCTTAATGAAAGCGCGCGCGAAAATGTGCTTGAGTGTCTCTACGAGCCTGAGCCGGAAGTGCCGGAGATTGTGATCGAGCCGGAACCGGAGCCCGAGCCGCAACCTGAGCCAGAGCCGGAAAAAGAAGCGCAGAGTGAACCTGCAGCGGAAGCGAGCTTCAGCCAGGCCGATGCCCCGCTCTTAACTACCCCGCCGCCGGTTAAACCGCAGCCGATGAATGTCGCGCCGATCTATCAGGCGGTGCAGGATGCCGATCAGGAGCCTGCTCCGGCGAAAGAGCCCGCCGCCGCCGCGCCCGCACCGAAAACGAAAAAACGTCGCCGCACCGCGCTGTGGCTGCTGCCGTTAGCCGCCGCTGTTGCCGCCGCCGTTGCCGTGCCGGTTGTGCTCAAACAACAGCAGCAGAAAGTAGAAACCGCTTCTGCGCCGGTTGCCGAGCCGACAAAACCGGTCGCCATTGCACCGAAGCCGATTGAGGCGGAACCGATCCCGGCCCTGTCAGCCAATCTGCCGCTGCACCAGGCCGCGGTATTACCGGCTGAAGAGAAAGCCCCGGCAGAGAAACCGGCGGAAAACGAGCCGGTGGTGATTATGCCAATCCCGAAAGGGGCAATGGTAATGGATGCCCAGCAGGTCAAAATGGGCTCGACCAAATTCCTCAACGGCACCTGGCGACTGGCGATGGATATTAAAGATCCGGTCACTGGCAAAGCGCCGAACGTGCGTTATCAGATTCAGAATAATAAAGGCAGCGCCCGCATTGTGATGGGCAAGAACGTCACCTGTCGCGCCGATCTCTTCTCCGGCCTGCATCAGACGGGCGAGTTGCTGATCAAGAGCCGCGGTAATGCGCGTTGCAGCGACGGGACGCGCTACCCGATGCCGGATATTTCCTGTAAAGCAGGCACCAACGACGTGGCGGAGTGCAGCGCGCGTTTTGACGCAAAAACCACCGTTCCGGTGACGTTCAGAAACACAGGTGATTGA
- a CDS encoding virulence factor SrfC family protein: MSASVKTTQALTAWITNNRQHSPLLDDDADALLARVTAAAADEQALAEVADAPCTVGLYGRSQAAKAHLLAALCGSGNGRMHVRPGEKTLDYFSHINPGHALTSMALRFSQRLPFMDEGFPLCLRILSEAELVQLFIAHAHQQPDLRAVDKAVIEDRVAKWRALRQPNAVPGITAEEIGAIARFWRAVVPAAQQQMDDALWYQFATLLPSLDLSARASAWSLLWGEQQELTQQWFALAHTLHQTGNATEIAAPLSILVDTFALPTDGFLTPAVEQEEAIQDEVVVHPWANEQLQNAVSIPLATLALITRELVLPVENSLLPGVDILDIPAPGPREGQPLWRSKCRWLLENYRQRLQPDVLMICNATLDRAETATTARALLNWVKETQSGQESALPGLVWAITPQDARFTLAQNLDETVQQLIGKPGQHWGTLQALDASSLQRLLEWLAQATAPALRQQRLKALSDRQQRALRDLLQAWVVSPEQDADEQRKRAESVVRELQVQASRHGELLEGLMPDMQQFDTLWKVQQPREEKVSGLFNESIDLFAESAESAEPQAMAKDVGQQAHALWVNHVRQWSRNDDNAVRLGVSPATLRQMAEIVIISSYRLRLPETLQKIMQRDTACAAQLHAAIGNFVAWLGYADLPPESRPASRVQKGSTIFATAVIDVGGERLTRLGEQPVHAATRYVYDWLVALYNRAIENIGYRHPLDVSPEARAALKALLP; the protein is encoded by the coding sequence ATGAGTGCGAGCGTAAAAACCACCCAAGCCTTAACTGCATGGATCACTAACAACCGTCAGCACTCACCGCTGCTCGATGATGACGCCGATGCCCTGCTGGCGCGCGTTACCGCTGCCGCGGCCGATGAACAGGCGCTGGCGGAGGTGGCTGACGCTCCCTGCACCGTCGGGCTGTATGGTCGCTCGCAGGCGGCAAAAGCGCATCTGCTCGCCGCCCTGTGCGGCAGCGGCAATGGCCGCATGCATGTGCGCCCCGGCGAAAAGACGCTGGATTACTTCAGCCACATCAACCCCGGTCACGCCCTCACCAGCATGGCGCTGCGTTTTAGCCAGCGCCTGCCGTTTATGGATGAGGGTTTCCCGCTCTGCCTGCGCATTCTCAGTGAAGCGGAGCTGGTCCAGCTGTTTATCGCCCATGCGCATCAGCAGCCAGACCTGCGCGCGGTTGATAAAGCGGTAATTGAAGATCGGGTCGCGAAATGGCGCGCGCTGCGCCAGCCTAACGCTGTGCCGGGGATCACCGCCGAGGAGATTGGCGCTATTGCCCGCTTCTGGCGCGCTGTCGTGCCCGCCGCGCAGCAGCAGATGGATGATGCGCTCTGGTATCAGTTCGCCACCCTACTGCCCTCCCTTGATCTGAGCGCACGCGCCAGCGCCTGGTCGCTACTGTGGGGCGAACAGCAAGAGTTGACCCAGCAGTGGTTTGCCCTTGCGCACACCCTGCATCAGACCGGTAACGCCACCGAGATCGCAGCACCGCTGAGCATTCTGGTGGATACCTTCGCGCTGCCGACCGACGGTTTTTTAACCCCGGCGGTTGAGCAGGAGGAGGCGATCCAGGATGAAGTGGTGGTGCACCCGTGGGCCAACGAGCAGTTGCAAAATGCGGTCAGCATTCCGCTGGCAACGCTGGCGCTGATCACCCGCGAGCTGGTGCTGCCGGTGGAAAACAGCCTGCTACCGGGCGTCGATATTCTGGATATTCCCGCCCCCGGCCCGCGTGAAGGCCAGCCGCTGTGGCGCAGTAAATGCCGCTGGCTGCTGGAGAACTACCGCCAGCGCCTGCAACCGGATGTGTTGATGATCTGCAACGCCACGCTCGATCGCGCGGAAACCGCCACCACCGCACGCGCGCTGCTGAACTGGGTGAAAGAGACGCAGTCGGGCCAGGAGTCGGCGCTACCGGGGCTGGTCTGGGCGATCACGCCGCAGGATGCGCGTTTTACGCTGGCGCAAAATCTGGATGAAACCGTCCAGCAGCTGATTGGCAAACCGGGCCAGCACTGGGGCACATTGCAGGCGCTGGATGCCAGCAGTTTGCAGCGTCTGCTTGAGTGGCTGGCGCAAGCCACCGCGCCCGCCCTGCGCCAGCAGCGGCTGAAAGCGCTGAGCGACCGCCAGCAGCGCGCCCTGCGTGATTTGTTGCAGGCATGGGTCGTCAGCCCGGAACAGGATGCGGATGAGCAGCGTAAACGGGCGGAGTCCGTGGTGCGCGAACTGCAGGTTCAGGCTTCACGCCACGGTGAACTGCTGGAAGGATTGATGCCGGATATGCAGCAGTTCGATACGCTCTGGAAGGTACAGCAGCCGCGTGAAGAGAAAGTGAGCGGCCTGTTTAACGAGTCAATCGACCTGTTTGCTGAATCGGCTGAGAGCGCCGAGCCGCAGGCAATGGCGAAAGATGTCGGTCAGCAGGCGCATGCTCTGTGGGTCAACCACGTGCGCCAGTGGAGCCGCAATGATGACAATGCTGTGCGCCTCGGCGTCAGCCCGGCGACGCTGCGCCAGATGGCCGAGATTGTGATTATCAGCAGCTACCGCCTGCGTCTGCCGGAAACCCTGCAGAAGATTATGCAGCGCGATACCGCCTGCGCAGCGCAGCTTCATGCCGCCATCGGCAACTTTGTCGCCTGGCTCGGCTATGCCGATCTCCCGCCGGAGAGCCGCCCGGCCAGCCGCGTGCAGAAAGGCAGCACCATTTTTGCTACCGCGGTGATTGACGTGGGCGGCGAGCGGTTAACGCGTCTCGGGGAGCAGCCGGTACACGCCGCAACCCGCTACGTCTACGACTGGCTGGTCGCGCTCTACAACCGGGCGATTGAGAATATCGGCTACCGCCACCCGCTCGATGTCAGCCCTGAGGCGCGCGCGGCGCTAAAAGCGCTGCTGCCTTAA
- a CDS encoding GhoT/OrtT family toxin, which yields MSLYQKMLVFYCVMALICAFITWFLSHDRKRIRLLSAFLVGSTWPMSFPVALLFSIF from the coding sequence ATGTCGTTATACCAAAAAATGTTGGTGTTCTATTGTGTCATGGCGTTGATCTGCGCCTTTATCACCTGGTTTCTGTCGCACGATCGTAAACGCATCCGCCTGCTGAGTGCTTTTCTGGTCGGTTCCACCTGGCCGATGAGCTTTCCGGTCGCGCTGCTGTTCTCCATTTTCTGA
- a CDS encoding GhoT/OrtT family toxin, giving the protein MDLYTKLLIFYGVMATICALVTWFLTKERRTMRLLSALLVGATWPISFPVALLISLF; this is encoded by the coding sequence ATGGATCTCTACACAAAACTGCTGATTTTTTACGGGGTAATGGCGACGATTTGCGCGCTTGTCACCTGGTTTCTCACCAAAGAGAGGCGCACCATGCGCTTATTGAGTGCACTATTAGTCGGTGCAACATGGCCGATCAGCTTCCCGGTGGCGCTCCTTATTTCACTCTTTTGA